The following nucleotide sequence is from Drosophila kikkawai strain 14028-0561.14 chromosome 2L, DkikHiC1v2, whole genome shotgun sequence.
CTGGATAAACGTTGGAATTTCACACCTTAGAAatcaaatttgaaatattgaaAGCTATTTTCTTAGTTTATCGGAAAATCTGGGCACACTCGAACACGAAACCCTCAGATCTGGCACTTTTGGTCGCAGGATCACTGGAagtctggtacttttggtcgctgggaccgaaaagtctggcaacactgtttttagttttttttttctcccagtgtttccagtttttttctcagtgtaagCAAGCAGTTCGACAAAACAGTTCGCAAGCAGTTCTGCCAAGCAGTACACCAAGCATCGAAATCGCAAAGTCTGGCAGCGCTGGTGCACGAGCGACCAACGTTGCCAGAAAAGCCGGCGGGCACACTGCTTTTTTCTTATTGGACCCGTGCTGTCAGTTTAGCTTATTACAAGCTAGATCTTTCATATTTAATACTGGAAAATCTTGGAAAATGTAAACTTTAAATGCAATCTTAAGCATAAGGTTTGCTTTATatgtttaaacaaaattgtttaatttttaaatactcatattattattatcattattaattGTTgtgccaaataaatataaggaatatgatgaataaatattatttaaacaattttttaaagacaaGATAATAAATtgctttattgatttttaagttaaaagcTACTTGAAATAGTAACATAGATGTGTAAGTTATGTGCAAGTTGTATATTTTCAGACATGATAAATATAGCTAAACTGGCAGCACTGGCCAACAGGAAAAACAGTGTTTTGGTATTGAACGGAAACTGGTTACACTGCAACAATCGATcgattttaaccaaaatgtTTGGCATTTTCAAAGCTTTTTAAACTATACGAGTCTCGACTTGCTCTCAGATACTTTTTGGGCGCGTTTCGATTCGGATATCGGTCGGTGATAACAATATGGGTAACTTTGACGGCGATTCTGGAACGGTTTTCGAGCAGAGCTACGCGACCACAAATGGGGCGAATGGAAAGCTGCCGAATGGAAATGGAGCCGCAATCGGAAGCCCCAGCAATGGGGGGCTGAACTTGAACCACGCGGAGGAGCCACGGGGGGAGGCGGAGCCCTTCCTCAGCCAGCGAAAATTTTCGGCGCCCGCTTACACGGAAATTCGCACGCGCCGCTGCAACGccaacgccgccgccgaggcCAAGGTGAGCAGAGCTTTCCCCCGTTCGGTGGGGATAGGAAGCAAAAGAAGCACCTGCCAAAACAGCCAAAATAAGCAAAAAGCCATTTAAATCGCCGAAAATGTGAAGCGAACGTGGTTCCGtgctctccctctctcgctctcgcagCCGGCGAATCATTGATTTTGTCATAGTGTgcgttcgtgtgtgtgtgtggagggAACATAaatagagcgagagagagagagagagggagagagtgcGTCAGCTGTAGAGATTCGCCgcaattgttgttgccgcttgCACACCCTTCGGGGAATTCGCCTCAATTTCCCCGCTTTTTCTCTAcgattttcccattttctggGTCAGCCGCCCTCAGCTGTTTTACTGCAGTGTTTTCCACCCTGTTTTCCTCGCCAGTTTTCCCTTTTCTTGGCCGcccatttgtttttgtttcaacATTTCACGCGCCGAAAGTGTTGCCCAATTGGACATTTTTAGCTATTTCCTTGGGGGTCATCATGGCTGACTTTGAAGAtcgttaaaatatattttatgattctAAATTTTCTAGGGTACAGTGTAAAAAAGGAGCCATTAACTTAAATTGGAACTTGAgtacaattttaattagctttttaaaacaaaattagttaataataatCTCACTTGAGGGCTGGCAGCACATGGCTAATTACCcacttaaataatttgtatattatattagttattCGATACTATTTTGTttcaaaaatttctttaaaattgttcctACTAGAAAATCTATTAGAAAGGGACTATCCCATTAGGTAATTATATACCTATTAAGGTTTAGATTATAAAAATCTCTTAGAATTATAACGAAACGAgctttttggtttaaattagCCTCTAAATTACCTATAATTTAACTAATACTACTACCAAATTCCCTACAAACACTAGACCCCATAATAAATCTATCATCAAAGGGAGTAAACCCCTAAAACACACTCTCCCACCTATATTTTACATCCTATGCACTCGGTAATCGATCTATTGTCACTTCTCCACCGACACTCCTGGGTCTGGTCATGACTTGCCCACGTTTGTTTGTCCCCAATACGTACATGAAGCATAGGTGCAACTTGTTTGTGGAAAGAGCCCATTACCActcggcttcagtattgaaTCGTGGTAATAATATTGTCATGCCATGCCGGGAATGCCTTATCAGCCCATTCCGGGCAATCTTTTTACGTAAAGCCTCGCAGAATGCGACGCAACGCCGGCCGGGTGGTGAATCACTATATTCCACAATCGCTGAAGGCAGCGCTTTTTTTCGGGTGGGCGTTGATTTAAGATAAGAttcgattattattttttatatttgagtAAGTGTGAGAGTGCATAAGACAATTTTGTAGGAAAGCTTACCAGAGATTATATGCTTAGGAGGGAGGCTTTTGattccatttaattttaaaataggaAATGAGGGGATTtaactaaatatatttcattaaaattaatggtaCTGGATGAAAGAATATTTGTTTGTGAAATGTCATGAttcttttcataatttttattggATATAAACAATAAAGCTTAGACTTCATTCTATAAATAAGTAGAATTTCTAAGTAATGTTATTATTGCTACATGATTTGTATTTCTTAGAAGAGTAATAAGACCAGGGCTCAGTTCTGTGAAAGGATTCTCTTTGATAATACGATATCGTTATTGTTTAGTtaagcttttaaatttaatgaaaaacttCTAGTAACTGTAAGCATGCTTTATTAATGTCCACTCCCTAGGTAATTTTCGCAtgttttatgaattttatcAGCAGGCTAGTACAATGTCTGCGCGTGTTAGGAACTGGGTACCCTTGAGATATGGGGCTCTGGGATTTATAGCTTAGTTTTATCAGCATGcaaaattacttttatttaattcaaattttttttcttcatcaAGATAAAAATAACCAACCAAATTGTGGTTAAGCACCTACTtaaggaatatttaaaataagctaGTGAAGAAACTGCTCTGATTCAATAAAATTAGCTAATGACTCAGAAGTAATAAGACAACGGGAACCCCTACAAGTCATTGAGAACTTTGGTTTGCACCGGCCGAGCTATCGGTTGTTATCTTTGTTAGCTGAAAACCATGACATATTGAAGACTTTATCTAGTTTCCAACCCCTtacttccttccttccttcctggCCTCCTGTTGCCTAATtagtattacatattttatatatattttgctttttatcTAGGAATTTACTCCACTTGTTGGCATGTTCGTCTACATGGAGTAACCTATACCCTACATTCGACAAGTCCATTAAAAACCCAGTAGAGCGTAAACCAAATGATCATCCATTACTTCTCAGCCGCTTGGAAATATTTAGTAAACACGCCCGGGGGCAAATGATAATAAACACGAAATATTATTGTCGCCGACTCGTTATTGTTATACGATTAAGTTGGGGCTGGTATATAGACACACACGACTCGTTGTTTATATCAGCCGTGCCTGGGAAGAGCCACCCTCTCAATTAAAGAGGGGTACTCCCTATCGCATCCATGGCCCGAGCTAAAATCAATAAGTGAATTATACGTATTGTTCatttaaataagttaattATACCTCTTCACTCGTTAGCAAGCTGGAAGTGTGCCATGATATTGGGCTACACATGTATGGCTTCTGTCAGTCAGTCTCTCTCCATGTGTGACTTCATGTCGAACTCGGCTCATGTGAGTGCCAGAGCTATAGCTACGGCTACATGTCGTGTGACTACCTTCATATATGTACCgcgcacatacatatatgtagatCTGTTAGTTTAATGTTAATTGGCTGGTGAATTGACGGAACGCATTGAAAGGGCAAGCGAGTTAAGATGTGCTGACAGCGGGACTTGGGACTGAGATCGGGTGAAGAATCACGACACAGTTTATCAGAAACATTCTATCgagattgaaaataaagataaTATAGTCGGAAACACGATCCATAAAGctttacaaaaacaaacctAGTGGAATTTGTCACCAGAAAGGCGACTAAAATAGTTAGACGCCGCTCTCTAGAGATTGCAAAAACAAATCATAAACAATAGGATTCATCTTTActaattttaatgcaaaaccTTTTCCCCAGTGTAGTTCAATTATAGTTTGCACCTGTTGGTCATAACGCTCCCTCCGATAAGTGATTTTCAATGGGTGCTATGTAGATTTCCAGCGATACGCAACAGCAAATTCGTAATCAATAAGCGATAACTAATAGTTGTTGTCTCACTTTTTTCCCACAGAATCGCTCGCCCAATTACCATCCAGAGAAGAGGTCTATCGCCAATGGACATGCCAAGGTTCTGCGAGATCACGAGGAAACGCAGCCCAATAAGGTGGAGGGAATACTGTCTCCGGAGGTGGAGCATTCCCAGAAGACCTCCTTCGAGGAGGTACCGCTGCACACGGCCTGCCTGACGTACTTGGGATTCTACCTGCTAATGATTCTGGGCTACATCAACCAGCTGCTCTTCGTGCCCAAGGTGGCCACGGAGAAGGGACGCGAGGGCTACGTCACTCTGTACGATGCCTTTGAGAGCTTCTACTCGAGATATGTTTACCGGAGGATCAAGGATTGCTGGAATCGTCCCATCTGCAGTGTCCCGGGGGATGAGCTCACCCTGAAGGATCGCGTAAGCGATGACTATGGCTGGAGCTTCAAGTTCACCGGAACTGAGACGCGCTGTTTGAATCTGGGTTCCTACAACTACCTGGGATTTGCGGCCGCCACAGGACCCTGCGCTGATGAGTCGGAGGAAAAGGCCAGGAACTTTGGATTAGCTTACTGCAGCTCCCGCTGTGAGCTAGGCAACAACGAGCAACTCCAAGAGCTGGAGAGCCTTACAGCCAGATATTTGGGAGTGGAAGATGCCATCGTTTTCGGCATGGGTTTCGCCACGAATGCCCTGAATCTTCCTTCGCTTCTGGGGCCCAACTGTCTGGTGATCAGTGACGAGAAGAACCATGCTTCCATCATCCTGGGCCTGCGTCTGTCCGGAGCCACCACCAAGGTATTCAAGCACAACAACATGCGGGATCTAGAGCGAGTTCTCCGTCAGGGTGTGTGCTACGGCAATCCCAAGAACGGAGGCAAGCCATACAAGAAGGTGATGATCCTTGTGGAGGGCATCTTCAGTATGGAGGGTTCCATAGTCCGTTTGCCGGAAATTATTGCGttgaaaaagaaatacaaggCCTACTTGTATCTTGATGAAGCTCACAGCATTGGAGCTATGGGATCTCATGGCAAAGGAGTTACGGATTATTTTAACGTGGATCCCAAGGATGTGGATATACTGATGGGCACTTTTACGAAGAGCTTTGGCAGTGCCGGCGGCTATCTGGCGGGAACAaaggtattttttttagcttctcttacttttgttgtatttttaactAATATTTTGTCTACTTTTCCAGAAACTGATTGACTTTCTACGCACGAATAGTCACGCCCATTGCTACGCCAGCTCCATCTCGCCGCCCATTGCCCAGCAGATTATGACCTCCATGAAGACCATAATGGGTGAAGATGGCACCGAAATTGGCCGCAGGAAGATCATGCAGCTGGCCAGGAACACCCGCTACTTCCGCCGTCGTCTGGCTCAACTGGGAGTGATTACTTATGGCCACGAGGATTCGCCAGTGGTGCCCATGCTGGTGTACCTGTTCTCCAAAATTGGGTGAGTTTCaagtttatttcattacatttacaATTCAAAAGGCAATAGTTTTAGTTGTCacattaaatacttttaagaaGCACTGTATACAATACAACATGTTCCGAAATCAGTACGACAGTGATACCACGGTGTGGAGTCCACAGGGCCGCCTCTTCCAGGTGGAGTACGCCATGGAGGCGGTGAAGCAGGGAACGGTTACCGTGGGCCTGAAGAGCAAAGACTACGCCGTGCTGGTGGCCTTGTGTCGAGCCTCGTCGGATGTCGATTCAATTCAAAGGAAAATCATGTCGGTGGACGCTCACCTGGGCATAGCCATATCGGGTTTGACGGCCGATGCCCGCCAGTTGTGCCATTACCTACGCAGCGAGTGCATGGCCTACCGGCACTCGTACGACACAGAGTACCCAGTGCGACGCTTCGTGGAATCGTTGGGCAACAAGATGCAGGCCACCACCCAGAGCTACAATCGTCGGCCCTACGGGGTGGGAATGCTGGTGGCGGGCTACGATGTCAAGGGCGCCCACATTTACCAGGTGATGCCCTCGGCCACAGTGCTCAACTGCAAATCGATGGCCATTGGGGCTCGCTCCCAGAGCGCACGCACCTATCTAGAGCGAAACCTGGGCAACTTTGAGAACTGCGACATGGACGAACTGATTTGTCATGGGATTCAGGCCATACGTGGCTCGCTGGGCACTGAAGACCAGCAGGATCTCACGATCAATGCGGCTGTTGTGGGCAAGGACAGGCCGTTCAAAGTGCTAACCGACAGCGATAACCAGCGTTGTCTTATGCAGGCCAAGGGCATGGGACAACCTTCGTTTATTGATGCTTTCTCCGAAAAGGGGATGAGCGATGATGATGAACAGGGACCCAGTGGCAGTGGAGTGCCCAGAGATATCGAATCAGATGATATTGGCCCCAGTGAATCCACAACAGGACCTTAGTGGAGAGTGTTTCAtccaaatttatatttaaatttgattgtATTAGcttgaaaaatacaaaattttattaattagttaGAAATAAATTCGTCAGgcaatacatattttattctacaataaaaatatatttatttaatcccCTTTATCTCTATTTCCAGCGCTGTCGTTCGCACCTTGACCACCCGCCACATCGCAGTGGTGGGCGCTGGCTTCCCTGCCACACCCATCATGGAGGGACGCATACGCTTCTGTCTGTCGGCTGCCCACACCAAGGAGCAGCTTGACTATGCTCTGGAGGCGATAGACGAGATCGCCGACGATCTGGGCCTGAAGTATTCCAACAAGCCACGCGATCCGAATCCCATTATATACTAGGAGGACTCACAAGCCCACTTTAGGAGATAAGCACGCGTAATGGGATGCTACGATTCCTCGCAGCCTTCCAGATTGTTAGACCAAAACTAAGAACACAGTCCACAAATTGCTAGATGGGTCTCGTTGCACACTGGGCTTTTCTGATTTGACTAACTCCCTTGGGTATATCCATCGGAGGGGAGAACAAGGAACAAAACACAGTACAGCACATAGCTTAAATGATAaactattattaattatttagcaTTTACCTCTACGTAGTtgttattgtaattgtaaGCTCCAAAATGTCTTCTTGATCGGTCTGCAAACACATTGagtgtatttaaaaatgtattaagagCCAACCAACCAGGTCAGGTTTTGGTTACCTTCAGAGCTAAGCTAAGGGAATCCCCTTTATCGTGGGACAGTCGAGCACCTCGCTTCTACCATTTAAGCATTTTCAAGCTACTAGCGATAGCGTATTAATTTGTGAAGAAAGCATCACCTAGCTGGGCCTTAGTGTGGCCCAAGAGTCGGGCCGTAGATCCACAGGGCTTTATTGTCAGgaacgtatatatatatatgtataatgaTTATGtattaatgattttatttttctatcaAGAAATAAAGAATTGTTGCTTTATGTATTGTAATCactgttttgttttcattttagaAGTAGAAGCAACTGATGGATTTCTACATACATTTTACAGGCATGTTTGAAGTGTAAGCTCTAACTTTTACAATAGCTCTTGTTTTTACACAAGCTGTGACCACAACTTACCTAGAAGTGCTGTGGCAGAGTTGGCTAAAACGGTTGTAGTATATGGTTGGAAAATtgggtttctttttaaatCTGCTCTTTTCccgaatttattttttattcttagAAAATTGTACGTTTATGTACgtttttaaaattgataatttaattCTACTAATACTCTAGAATATGagaaacaacaagaaaggaagctaacttcgacacgccgaagttcgtatacccttgcagattgcaattggatcactaagaatcgagccattctggttaaataattaaaaataaaaaataaaagaaaatatatatataagttgtatatttattcataacattaataaaatgctgaaaacacacacaaaacagtttgacagttacagtaacattcctagctttacattttctgatGCAGAtaagcatcactgatgcagatgagcatcactgatgcagatgagcatcactgatgcagatgagcatcactgatgcaagtgagcaaaacttttcattcaaattggccgctttccaaactggggtaacaggcgaacagaaaccagcagcaagcaacagaaaactggtataaactgttataaataataataaattcaactggcaaatttgaatttgaatttaacgacgatcagtttcagtgtgcccaggtgcagttgtaaaataatacctaaatttggattcaaagggtttgagtctccgcttacttccgccggctcctaaatggtttgaaacttggactttttataacagtttataccagttttcagttgcctgctgctgatttctgttcgcctgttaccccaatttgggaaacgggcaatttgcatggaaatgttcggaaatttggatgggctgctgtagagatgttgttgttaaaaggttgttgttgccataagctgttgttgtcggcaacaaataggtataaatgcataaaatgaaatataacagtttataccaattattatttttgcccaaatgtttttataacagtttataccagttttcagttgcttgctgctggtttctgttcgcctgttaccccagtttggaaagcggccaaattttagaaattttgctcacttgcatcagtgatgctcacttccatcagtgatgctcacttccatcagtgatgctcacttccatcagtgatgctcacttccatcagtgatgctcacttccatcagtgatgctcacttccatcagtgatgctcacttccatcagtgatgctcacttccatcagtgatgctcacttccatcagtgatgctcacttccatcagtgatgctcacttccatcagtgatgctcacttccatcagtgatgctcatcattggtagttagtgagatgccattttgtcccaataatgcaaaatagctagatgagcatcactggcagctagtgagatgcaATTTTCTACCAATGGTGTACATgcgcatcactgccattaagcccgactTTATTGGCCtccaatattgaaatatagccagatgaccataactgatgcagatgagcatcactcaTGCAAGTGaacaaaacttttcattcaaattggccgctttccaaactggggtagcaggagaacagaaaccagcaacaagcaactgaaaactggtataaactgttataaaaacatttgagcaaaaataataattggtataaactgttatattttattttatgcatttatacctatttgttgccgacaacaacagcttatggcaacaacaacctttttacaacaacatccctacagcagcccatccaaatttccgaacatttccatgcaaattgcccgtttcccaaattgggggtaccaggcgaacagaaaccagcagcaagcgactgaaaactggtataaactgttataaaaagtccaagtttcaaaccatttaggagccagcgcaagttagcggagactcaaaccttttgaatccaaatttaggtgttattttacaactgcacctgggcacactgaaacttatcgtcgttaaattcaaattcaaatttggcagttaaaagatttaaaaaaatttgtttaattctaaaaaaattcttaaataaatataaaaaatctaaaaaatgttaaaaattcaggaaaaaaaaaatttaaaattcagaaaaattttaaaaatttagaacaattttttaaaaatttagaagaaTTGTAAAACTttcgaaaaaaatgtttaaaattcagaaaacaaatttaaaaatttagattttgctttcaaaataattagatttttccccaaatgatcccaaataaatgccgccttcacaaaaaaattgctCATTGATTTCACcatcttttattgattcatatttgtgtgttccatcaattacatttacatatttaaattgcatttataaatattttaattatttacgccTGCTGCAGGGTTTTAACTagcccggagccaagatccgaTCACCGTCCTCCACTGCCATCGGGTTGAGATCTGTCATCCCagctgctcgctcctccagcttcacctCTGCCGATCAGGTGATCATCAATCAACAATTACAATGAATTTGATGAACTTTTGCTTCCCAGATCCCTGCGCatgtatgtttatctactctcagatataagctttttttattattctagaatttttgtataaattttataaaaatcggacaactatatcatatagctgccatagatgcgatcggtaaatgtataaaatatgtaaagctgggaatgtaaaactgaaactgtcaaactgtaaacataataagtataggtaaaatttaatgaaactctgttttgtgagtgttttcagcatttaaatctataatataaacatcgaaaccaatctgcagggtatacaaacttcggcgtgccgaagttagcttcctttcttgtttatattaaaaaacttcttgactttttttaaattaaaacaagaaaggaagctaacttcggcactttatagggtcggaaaggtctccttcactgcgttgcaaacttctgactgaaattaaaataccctgcaagggtataaaaatattgcagggtattataattttagtccgAAGCTGGCAAAGCAATGAagcagtcatttccgaccctataaaccatatatattcttgatcagcatcaataggcgagtctttctagccttgtccggaagaaaaaaaatatttttaatttttttttttaaattcgataaaatttccaaaaactgaataaaattttaatattttataatatcaaatttagtatgcagatttattaaccttctTTAAATCAGCACAGagcagctttccgaattgaatttaatgctattttggctgagttaaaatattttttaacgtTGATTTGCCtttaaaattatcatataaaaatatgataaattcCAATATTTCCGGATTTCTTGAATggtattttgattttcttgatTCTTAAttctatgtatatttttcataatataaatattataatatatatatttattataataccCAGTAagtgcacaaaaaaaaatcactctGAAAAGTACACTCATCCTTTCACGAAGCTGGAATTTATTTGAAACggaaatttaattgtaataaaatacaaccatatattttaggtaaactaaaaatgaataataaatataaatctagaCCGTAACCTGACAGTTATGCCTTCAATTGGTCTAATCTAGCCCCGACAAGCATCCACACTTTAAAGCCCCAAGGCCAGACGCCTCCGAAGTATTGAATAACAATTTTCTAATTAACAGTAACTCATGACATCTCTCCTGCACGGCTCCCCTCAGGCTCCTGCCCAGGATGACCACAATGCCAAATAAATTCCAATTGTAATTGTCTCGgccttttaaaaaattaagacaaAGAGCGAACATACTACACTCGGATCGAAGGACAGGCGGGACAGGGCGGAGCAGTATGTTAAGAGTTCGTGTTGGTTTATGGGCTCAGGCAATACTTTCAATTTTAGGTTCTGGGCAATATTTATTGAGTTGTTCTCTGTTTGTCCTGTGGGGAATACATGTAAGTCGGAATCTGAATTTAGCATGAGAAGGGCCAGGCCGGAGCACTCGTTAAAATTGCATTCAAATCGATTTTCAAGTACAACAAAAAGTGGGGTTTTAAGGAGGGACAACTACTATATAAAGGATTAATGTAATTGAATTCAGATGGTTTCAaaagttcttttttattttcagagtCTGAAATCGAGGTGCAAATATGACGATTATGCTTATTTCTTGGACCTAGTGGACCTTCAACGTAAAGGAAATGACGAGACCACATCAATTTCGAGGGATTTCATTTATGTACTCCATACTGTTTACTTTTGCGAGCTgccaaaatggaaaatgaCAAAACACATTGGTACACAAAAGTATGTGCACATCCCTGCATATGCACGGGGCGGCGGGTGATGATGGGTGGCGCAGCCCTTTGCCAACTTCGGGGTGAGTAATTGACTACGTGCGTATAAAGTTTGTGTTGGCATTTTAAccagaggagcagcaggaaagTGCCTACAACGCCAAAGCCAACCACAGGACTCGGCCTGCCCTTGAGTGCGGTCAACTGAAGCGACTGTGTAGGGTGTGTGTGCAATCATAAATATGCATTCTGTTGTCCATTTGTCAtggtttttttctttgccCATCTGCATCTTGGATCCCGAAAGCTGCTTTCCAGAGCGCCATTTGATAGAGATTGATAAGGATAAGTGGGCAATCGGGAATCGAGCGGTGGTTGTCGATGGGTATATCCCTAAGCATTAAGCTTTtcaagaatattttatatatttttagttttttttttctttacaaattaCTAATGCGATTTTCGCGTGCAGCTTGCTAAGTTCTACacctgaactttttgtttgctttttttttgggaaaaattaCAACTTTCACTGGTTAAAAACATTTTCGTTTAAAGCGCAAAAAAAACCGTAACTTCGTGGTGTTCGGATGCCTTTTTGAATtggttattaaatatatttatatttattatttaaacttttatatatattatgaaattatgaattaaatgaaAG
It contains:
- the lace gene encoding serine palmitoyltransferase 2 isoform X1, with the protein product MGNFDGDSGTVFEQSYATTNGANGKLPNGNGAAIGSPSNGGLNLNHAEEPRGEAEPFLSQRKFSAPAYTEIRTRRCNANAAAEAKNRSPNYHPEKRSIANGHAKVLRDHEETQPNKVEGILSPEVEHSQKTSFEEVPLHTACLTYLGFYLLMILGYINQLLFVPKVATEKGREGYVTLYDAFESFYSRYVYRRIKDCWNRPICSVPGDELTLKDRVSDDYGWSFKFTGTETRCLNLGSYNYLGFAAATGPCADESEEKARNFGLAYCSSRCELGNNEQLQELESLTARYLGVEDAIVFGMGFATNALNLPSLLGPNCLVISDEKNHASIILGLRLSGATTKVFKHNNMRDLERVLRQGVCYGNPKNGGKPYKKVMILVEGIFSMEGSIVRLPEIIALKKKYKAYLYLDEAHSIGAMGSHGKGVTDYFNVDPKDVDILMGTFTKSFGSAGGYLAGTKKLIDFLRTNSHAHCYASSISPPIAQQIMTSMKTIMGEDGTEIGRRKIMQLARNTRYFRRRLAQLGVITYGHEDSPVVPMLVYLFSKIGAVVRTLTTRHIAVVGAGFPATPIMEGRIRFCLSAAHTKEQLDYALEAIDEIADDLGLKYSNKPRDPNPIIY
- the lace gene encoding serine palmitoyltransferase 2 isoform X2, which produces MGNFDGDSGTVFEQSYATTNGANGKLPNGNGAAIGSPSNGGLNLNHAEEPRGEAEPFLSQRKFSAPAYTEIRTRRCNANAAAEAKNRSPNYHPEKRSIANGHAKVLRDHEETQPNKVEGILSPEVEHSQKTSFEEVPLHTACLTYLGFYLLMILGYINQLLFVPKVATEKGREGYVTLYDAFESFYSRYVYRRIKDCWNRPICSVPGDELTLKDRVSDDYGWSFKFTGTETRCLNLGSYNYLGFAAATGPCADESEEKARNFGLAYCSSRCELGNNEQLQELESLTARYLGVEDAIVFGMGFATNALNLPSLLGPNCLVISDEKNHASIILGLRLSGATTKVFKHNNMRDLERVLRQGVCYGNPKNGGKPYKKVMILVEGIFSMEGSIVRLPEIIALKKKYKAYLYLDEAHSIGAMGSHGKGVTDYFNVDPKDVDILMGTFTKSFGSAGGYLAGTKKLIDFLRTNSHAHCYASSISPPIAQQIMTSMKTIMGEDGTEIGRRKIMQLARNTRYFRRRLAQLGVITYGHEDSPVVPMLVYLFSKIGCHIKYF
- the Prosalpha6T gene encoding proteasome subunit alpha type-1 encodes the protein MFRNQYDSDTTVWSPQGRLFQVEYAMEAVKQGTVTVGLKSKDYAVLVALCRASSDVDSIQRKIMSVDAHLGIAISGLTADARQLCHYLRSECMAYRHSYDTEYPVRRFVESLGNKMQATTQSYNRRPYGVGMLVAGYDVKGAHIYQVMPSATVLNCKSMAIGARSQSARTYLERNLGNFENCDMDELICHGIQAIRGSLGTEDQQDLTINAAVVGKDRPFKVLTDSDNQRCLMQAKGMGQPSFIDAFSEKGMSDDDEQGPSGSGVPRDIESDDIGPSESTTGP